The genomic stretch ATGGTGTGAGAAATCCATCCGCGCgagcccgggaacggcggcgccgtcgccgtctgATCGCCGGTAGTGAGCTCCTCTGGCCACGTCACCTATTTTGACCCAGTCAAGGCCACGGTGGCAACTGACGTGGctctggcccactggtcagtgtctcTATGGGTAGACTAGTCCGGGTGTGTTTAGTCAtttcgtttaaattcaaattccattaatatctgaaactttgcaaatttatagaaaattcatcttaactcagaaaaatgaaaataagatatcaaaattcttataaaagtaaattctatccaacaaaaatataatatgaaatttttattccaaataaaaatttaattgtttaatacctattaattaagtcttttctttttattctaattcaattaaaattcagaaattaagaaaagtgtttaaaataaataaaaaccagtaagtaaataaggaaaacattaaaattaattttcctttactaataacttattaaatctttattagaaggatttaaaacctaattaataattatcttatttattaattctttaaaaataataaaatgccaaatcaaatattattttatttaaaagttattaataacttcaactataatgaagttattaacctaagaactatatggtaattaggagaccctagttccattaagaataaaattataacctcataattttatgtggtatcctaaaaccctaatgccattaggaACCTAACTctattacttcatatgaaccctaaattgttcctaaaacctaaaccctaggttagaacatgtgatcatgatactttgtttTCATTCATAGATCCATAATTAGGAATTAAGTGcatatctatgtccacataaaatataggagcctaTCACTAATAAATTAATATTTCATCCTAATAGAACCTagctgatcaagtaggatcaaccaagtctaaaccctagctcctacTGCCAAAatcatcatccttatttatccatgcttaatatcacaccattgtgatgaaccctaatagcaaccatgccaatattgtgcatcagattccatacacactaaaccctataagtacttcataattatgaatcatcctatttaggaaccacatAATCCTTATTCAGTAGATCCAATAGCAAATCATAGACAACCTTAACCTTGATTTAAATACTTCTtagtacttaagaagtatgttcttcaaaagttattcttttgaagaaaataaagaatagtcATCAACCTTACCTAATAGGAACTATAAACCTTAGCTAGCTATCACTAGAAAGatgaaccaaccttgatagcaaccatgtatcaataattgcttaggatgcctaggcttaactcaaccttaccagCCCtacgtgttgatgaatccaacattgttgggatccatctaatacttactccagaaactagatgaaacaataataaaccatagaactccacaaccctaattattatacttgttgtttatcaaagaacatgttcttcaaaagttattattttgaagtatatatgataagtaatcaataaccatgccatgtaaTATTAAAACCAacaactattcattacatgttaggattatacggaatcttattgttgtgtgatattaatattattgttatgatgtattgcaatacttgttcatgataccaaataatcaaaccttaataagaaccttgtttgtgaatcactctaaaagtgcaacacacccgaaaccAATCATACAaaatcactaatcctaaatcatcagggttaggacacgtttagagcgattgcatctcatacttatgcattattgcatccttgccaatcttttaaacattgtccttaccggacgatgatgctatttaagaatttggagttattgcatatcgaagaccttgtctgcataatcttgcagtcaagaaaggcaagttcatcgcttgctcatgtcatttgagtatttttatcaaattacttgcaaaatactatgttatcactcttgcataaaaagcaaaaccactattttcataactatgaatatgactatgtggttggcaatggaaccatggaatgtgttgatatggtggaggttccattgcaatgggtttatatccatctaggattaaacaacaaatgtcgtccagagtgattcttgtgccgtaaaactcgtgttaaccataagatctggagtgggacggagtagtcaattgtatttccacctctcgtacatcaacggatgcgcttaccgtagacacttgatccagTTAAGGACAAGCAGTGTGGTTGGGgaaccctaagtccccacggtaatgcggtctatgatgggttgcatctaccggcgaaggaatttatggtagaTAGCCCtgaattgtcgtcgtggtcgggggccgtcctaaattggtataagagcaccggagaggacccagggtcggggattgcaacaaagggtgggtgtgcgaggtagcggaggaatatgattggctatgaccttataccgggcctcacaccaaagcaagtgtggacgggaaagtacgcccggttggcaccaaggttaagatctcttatgggtaaagcaacacacctctgcagagtgtaatgaatcgtgacctattACTCCCTgctccgggttatggaactgcgaacgctaccggaaagaaactccatgaagttctagtaaaccggtgaaggctgacgggcatagttcttctgaataaaagcaaccttttgaagaaatggttatgaaaacctgcattggtattagaatttctggtctaatgccgtagctagtgcattaaacacctctttcctataatgaacttgttaagtacgctcgtactcatcccactcttaaatcccctgcttagatatggaggccacgaaggaggatctgCAGTACAACTTGAAGACCgatgagtcaacaactacttcaagggacaggaacctgccggaagagtcatataccacatccaccatggagaaaacctggattaagcagtagaagggaactagctccctaaacctagctcctatttagctagaatctaatcatagcctctatagctagtcaaatactatatgaacagagtccgtgataagattagaccacgagtcgttcttctggagtttatttgcagttttacctcattgtaaagtaggaggctgtgtggatcttttgtaaagtgtcagtgttgtaattctatagacatgccttggacccgcatatgtttctgttgtaccactctgagcgatataataccagtggaatggtgtttcattggtattatatcagacttgcatactacaccatgcagtggtatgataGGTCACCACAGGGTGCCTGCCAATGCACCGACAGGGAGGCAGGTGTTGTTGACCACGGCGTTGCAGGCCGCGGCCCACTCTTCCCTGGAGACAGAGAAAGTGTTGTTGACGTTGCTGCTGCTGGCTTCGCCATCTCACCTCGCTCGATGTTGGCGCGCAGGATGTGCTCACCCGTAGAAATTTTGGTTCGCGTTTCAGGGTTGATGACGACGCGGACTTGATGGCGAAACAATCGTGTCACGATCAAGGGGGTGGTGTCGTTGTGCTTGCCGATgctttctttttcagaggaatacTTCATACCGCACACGAAGGGAGGGGCGTCCAAACCAAGCTCGTGCCTGGTGTCATAGTCGTGGTAGTAGTACGACGTCAGATCTGATGACTCGGGGTCATCAGACCTGACGGATATGGTGGACATAGTGcagtgtgatgatgattataccaGAACCGACGTAATCGAAGTCAGTGACACAATGGTTATTGAAGTAGCAGCCGATAAACCATCCACGGTTGGTGATGAAGCGGTGGACGTGATAGTCGATGAATGCGCGACTGCCGCAAGGCCCGAAGTTTTCGGGTCTAGGAGCTGCAGGATGCCACCAATGCTAATGTTgaggtggacgctcccgaacgtcatatccATCCCGTCGTGCAGGCCCGAGAAGGCCGAACGCGTTGCGTAGGCGTGAGGGGTGAACTCGAAGGATCTGAAACGGATCGAGCCCTCCAAGATCGGCGATGATGGAGCCGATGCTGATGGCGATGCCAGCGAAGGTGTAGCTGGCACAATCGGAATAGCCGATGAGGTGCCTTGAACtagcaggtttcccacagacggcgccaatttacgagggggctcctcggcaatgcccaccatgaggggcttagggttgatggaatcctgcatgtTAGCACaagacatcagataccaaacgAACAGAAGGCGAgattttacccaggttcggggcctcgatgaggtaaaatccttactcctgcttgtctgatcttgatttatcgatgaaAATGTTACAATGGGGCAGCTGACAGACTACGTTGTGGTGAACTCGCCGgaaggcaaggtttctagggtttggtgtatgcGAAGTTGTGTTGGTTGGATTCGTCCTctccggcaggccctctcctggcctttatataggaggctagctcTCAAGAGTCCTGCTTGGATTCAACTATAttacaatgagatctaatctatCTTTTCCTTATTTGACGTTTCCTCGCCTAGTCCGCCAAGATTCCATCTCCTTCTATCTTTCCTCCATCGCAATCGACGTATTGGTTCATCTTGGGTTGTGGTGATCTTCATGGATTCCTTGTTGGGCCAAAGGAGGTAGGCCAACATTggatacccgaagggtaatgcccacataaatactctttgtccagttccccgagagttcgatataacccctcgagtcacccttgtggggaaaatactctgctgacataacactctgcacttgaagtCTCAACGTCATCATGTCCTATATGTAATGTGATGTTAACATTGTTTTTAGCAGGATGGACAAACATGTTGGATTGGAGCCCTTTGGATTATTAACGGGATTTTGTAACAGGAAAGACGACCATATTTTATTGGTGCCCTTCCATCCTAAGTTTGAATATTATTAATTGTTCTTAAAGTTGCATATAGTAGCTGATATGTTCTAGATAAACCATGAGCGATATGCGGGCAATCTTTTATGGGCAAACAAGTGTAGATGACGAACACAATAACAATAGGTAATAGAGTGTATGGTTGTGTGTGCACATATTTTAACAATACACACGATTATTCTTTGGAAAACCTGTTTGTGAAGTTGGGCCCACTACGGCCCAAAAGACACAACACTACCATCTTTCATGTATACATAAGGATCGGGAGGGACTTCGTCCGGTCTCAATCCACTCGACAACCGCCACACCTCATTAGGACCAAGCAGTACACCTTGCTTCGCGGAAAACTCACCTGGTCGACAGGTGGAAGACGTGCTGGAATGAAAATGACCTCGCCAGAACTTGTGCCGACCCGCACGGTAAAAGCTCAGAGGTGTTGCCAATAGCGTTAGTCAAACCGACTCATCGTTGCCAGATCCAGGGTGCACACATAACATATGACCGAATGTACAAGGTGTTAGCATGCATTTGAACTTCGGATCTAATGTGTAGCTAGCTAGCTTGATTTATATGCTATACTCCCTCTATTTTATATGTAAGGCCACTATTAAAAATACATTTTGCTATTATGTGTAGCTAGCTTGATTCAATCCTATCTCGTAAGATGATGTTTAATGCTAAAGTTGTATGCATCCATAGAGAAAGAGCCACCACATGCAATATGTTTAGTTAGCCTAAACTACGAAAGTATTTTCACATAAATAATTGTTCTACTTATTACTTAACAATACTTTTTTTGGCAGAGGAAGTATTTATTTTAACTAGTAATGTGTCTCGATTGCACCGTTTACTCAATTTTTATGCCTCAACGTACACACGTTTACAAAACGCAAATGTAAGTCAGGTAAACCGCTCATACTCTACGGTAAATGAAGGCCAAGCATAACAATGACTGAAACAAATTGCAATAATCGGGAAAATGGAAGATGCGAAGATTCACGTTAAATAATTTCCTTGCCTGACATGACAACGCACTAATCAATTGCTTAGCTAGCACTACCCGGAAGTTTGGACTTTGGACGGTTATTAAGAAAGCAACATGCACAGATGAGCCTCTAATAAAATAATCAGATGACTGATTATCGCCGCATACCAGGCAGATAAAATGAGTTTTGTATACCTTATCTAGAACCGCCCAGATGTACATGAAGATGCCCTGCACTGTCTCTGGGCTCTGGCCGCCTATAAATGCATGCCACGTCGCCTGTCAAATACACAAAACAGACGACGCACCCACAGTGACACCGCCAAACTTGCTCGTACACCAGCTGCAGGAGTGGATCAACCGGCCAATATCGATGGAGAAGAGGAGAGTAGCCATCGTCGGCGCCGGCGTGAGCGGCCTGGCGGCGTGCAAGCACCTGCTGGAGCGCGGGTGCCGGCCCATTGTATTCGAGGCCGACACCGTCCTCGGCGGCGTGTGGGCGCACACGCCGGATTGCACCTCGCTGCAGACGCCGCGGCCCTTGTACCAGTACTCCGACTTCCCGTGGCCCGACTCAGTGACGGAGGTATTCCCGGACCACCGTCAGGTCATGGACTACCTCGGCGCCTACGCGCGCCATTTCGGCGTGCTCGACTGCATCAGGTTCGGGCACCGGGTGCTCGGGATGGAGTACGTCGGCGTCGGcgaggagacggtggcggcgTGGGACGAGTGGGGCGGGAGCGGCGGGGCATTCGGCTCTGGCGACGGCGAGTGGCGACTTGAGGTAGACAACGGCGCCGATGGACAGATCGAGGTGAGAATTTTGTTGAGTCGATTTAGGCATTCTTCTCTCATGGGCTAGTAGTGGTTAACGATCTTAATCGTCGACCTGTCCTGGCCTCCAGATTCAAATATACTTCCTGCTATCATAGGATACATGCAATGGGCCGTATCACCGTATGCATCATTGATGCAGAGGGGTTGGACTTCTGCATTTTTTTAAAGGTTACATGCAACACATGCCATCTAAAGTAGTATGTCATATCATTGTGCATCAGTAATTCAAACAGCGTGCCAATACGTACGGTGTTGTTTAGTTAGAAGTGTAATCACAATCTTAAGTAAGATATACTTGGTTTTCGATATGCATACAGAACATTGTAAATTTTACCACCCAAGAAACACCTTTATTTAGTTTACATTGTTCCAACAATTCATTAACATTTTTTCTTCTACTGTAGACACACATTGTAGATTTTGTGATCCTTTGCATTGGGAGGTTCGGCGGTGTCCCCAACATACCCACCTTCCCTGTAGGGAAGGGCCCAGAAGCATTTGATGGCCAGGTGATGCACTCTATGGACTACTCCAAAATGGGCAGCCAGAAAGCTAAAGAGATGATGCAGGGCAAGCGTGTGACCGTAGTTGGATACCTAAAATCAGCACTTGACATTGCTGCTGAATGTGCAGAAGTGAACGGTACAAATCTTTCGCTTCTCTTCTGAAAATTATCTATGCATGCTGCATTTGCCGCTTGATCAAAACTGACTTATCCGTTGTGATTATCTGCATCGTATATATTCCTTCCACTACCTAGGTGACAAATACAGAACTCTAAATGTCCTTATTGGTATTGTAGGTACTGAGCAACCATGTACAATGATTGTCCGAACAAAGCATTGGATCATACCAGACTACTATGCTTGGGGTGTCCACATATCAAAGTTGTATCTAAATCGCTTTGCTGAGCTCCTTATTCACAAGCCCGGTGAAGGCTTCCTCCGTGGCCTCTTGGCAACAACTTTAACTCCATTGGTAGTGCATCAAAACTTGTTACTTCTGTTGAGATTAATTTGTGCATATTTATTTCAGCTAAATCCAAAATTGTTCTCTTGTTTATCTATGAATAGAGGtggattttttcaaaatttgctgAGAGCTACTACTCCATTCCAATGAAGAAGTATGACATGGTGCCTGACCATAGCCTATTTGAGGCGTTAGTGGCATGTTTGATTGCCATTACGCCAAAGGATCACTACAAGAGACTAGAGGAAGGTAGCATCGTTCTGAAGAAGTCAAAGACCTTTACCTTTTGCAAAGAAGGTGTGCTTCTTGAAGGCGAAGCTTCACCAACAAAAAGTGACTTAGTGATTTTTGGAACTGGATACAAGGGTGATCAGAAGATCAATGATATGTTCAAATCAGAATACTTTCGGAGTATTGCGGTTGGGTCAACATCCACAACTGTACCTCTTTACAGGTTGGTTTACTAGATTGAATTTATTTATATTGTGCAGTAAACATTCTAAATAGTTTGCTAATTTCGTTGATTTATAGGGAGTGCATACACCCTATGATCCCACAGCTCGCGGTCATCGGTTACTCGGAGAGCTTGGCAAATCTTTACACAACAGAACTTCGAGTCAAGTGGATAACACATTTCATGGATGGTGGCTTTAGATTACCATCTGTTGGAGCAATGCAAAAGGATGTTCTTGAGTGGGAGAAGTTCATGAAGCACTACTCTCGTGGCTACTTCCGTAGGTCCTGCATTGGAATCCTTAATATATGGTACAACGATCAACTATGCAAAGATATGGGATGCAACCCTAGAAGGAAGAAGGGCTTCTTCGCAGAGTTATCTGAGGTTTATGGTCCTGGTGATTATGCCAATCTCCACCCAAAGTAATATATGTTCCTATGTTTTGGTTTATGTATCTTTGCATGGTTTCTTGATAAACCACTGGATACACACATTTAGTAAAGTTGTTGTCACTTCTGAGCTACAGTTTGTACAATATGTATGTCTTATCTATgtaaatttcacttatttttatgtTCTCTATCAAATAAAATTTACCATTTCCGTGCAAAGAAGAATAGCATTGGTGTTATGTTGCTTAACTAGCAGCTACTAGGAAGTTTGACGCAGCACCATCCCGCGCCCTTGATTGTCGGTTGAATTAAGTACTAGGAAATTTGACCGTGCGATTGCTACGGATTTACTTTTTTATGATTACCTAAATCAACTCATCTAGCCATTTGTATCTCGCGCGACGGTCAAATCCATCTCGACAAGATTCTCCAAAATCGGCAGAAATCCAATTGCTCTATAATGTTGAAAATCTTCTATCATATTATTACTTCACCGTCGATTGGATAaatataattaataaggttagacATCATCACTACTACTCTTATGTTAATTTTTGCAATTTGGATCAATCAAAATAG from Lolium rigidum isolate FL_2022 chromosome 4, APGP_CSIRO_Lrig_0.1, whole genome shotgun sequence encodes the following:
- the LOC124705452 gene encoding probable flavin-containing monooxygenase 1; the encoded protein is MEKRRVAIVGAGVSGLAACKHLLERGCRPIVFEADTVLGGVWAHTPDCTSLQTPRPLYQYSDFPWPDSVTEVFPDHRQVMDYLGAYARHFGVLDCIRFGHRVLGMEYVGVGEETVAAWDEWGGSGGAFGSGDGEWRLEVDNGADGQIETHIVDFVILCIGRFGGVPNIPTFPVGKGPEAFDGQVMHSMDYSKMGSQKAKEMMQGKRVTVVGYLKSALDIAAECAEVNGTEQPCTMIVRTKHWIIPDYYAWGVHISKLYLNRFAELLIHKPGEGFLRGLLATTLTPLRWIFSKFAESYYSIPMKKYDMVPDHSLFEALVACLIAITPKDHYKRLEEGSIVLKKSKTFTFCKEGVLLEGEASPTKSDLVIFGTGYKGDQKINDMFKSEYFRSIAVGSTSTTVPLYRECIHPMIPQLAVIGYSESLANLYTTELRVKWITHFMDGGFRLPSVGAMQKDVLEWEKFMKHYSRGYFRRSCIGILNIWYNDQLCKDMGCNPRRKKGFFAELSEVYGPGDYANLHPK